One region of Populus trichocarpa isolate Nisqually-1 chromosome 4, P.trichocarpa_v4.1, whole genome shotgun sequence genomic DNA includes:
- the LOC18098303 gene encoding ATP phosphoribosyltransferase 2, chloroplastic isoform X1 — MSLRLHLPNFQQCSSPLSSSFSLPPCFHVPCSQRRWPHATWSSSIACHLPQQQQSVAVIEKNETSTSVLSERKVIRFGLPSKGRMAADTLDLLKDCQLLVKQVNPRQYVAEIPQLSNLEVWFQRPKDIVRKLLSGDLDLGIVGFDTFSEYGLGNEDLIIVHDALGYGDCRLSLAIPNHGIFESINSLRELSQMPQWTASKPLRIATGFTHLGPKFMKDNGIVNVTFSTADGALEAAPAMGIADAILDLVSSGTTLKENNLKEIEGGVLLESQAVLVARRKSLVEQKDVRCRTKEILERFEAHLRAVDQFTVTAHMRGSSAEEVAGRVCSQPSLSGLEGPTISPVFCKHNGKVTPDYYAIVICVPKKALYKSVQQLREIGGSGVLVSPLTYIFEEVTPRWKELLLKLGL; from the exons ATGTCTCTGCGACTTCACTTGCCAAACTTCCAACAAtgctcctctcctctctcttcctCCTTTTCTCTCCCTCCATGTTTTCATGTCCCTTGCTCTCAAAGACGATGGCCACATGCCACTTGGAGCAGCAGCATTGCTTGCCACTTGCCCCAGCAGCAGCAATCTGTTGCTGTTATTGAGAAAAATGAGACTAGTACTAGTGTACTGTCTGAAAGAAAAGTGATTCGTTTCGGTTTGCCTAGCAAAGGACGCATGGCTGCCGATACTCTCGATCTCCTCAAG gATTGTCAGTTGTTGGTGAAGCAAGTCAACCCTCGACAATACGTTGCAGAAATTCCTCAG CTTTCCAACTTGGAAGTGTGGTTTCAACGACCCAAAGACATTGTAAGAAAGTTGTTGTCAGGAGATCTGGACCTTGGAATTGTGGGTTTTGATACTTTCAGTGAATATGGACTG GGAAATGAAGATCTTATCATTGTTCATGATGCTCTTGGATACGGGGACTGCCGTTTATCCCTTGCA atTCCTAATCATGGGATATTTGAAAGTATAAATTCACTGAGGGAGCTATCACAAATGCCTCAATGGACAGCTTCGAAACCTCTACGAATAGCTACTGGCTTCACTCAC CTTGGTCCTAAATTTATGAAGGATAATGGGATCGTGAATGTGACATTTTCAACTGCTGATGGAGCACTGGAAGCTGCTCCTGCG ATGGGGATAGCTGATGCTATTTTGGACCTTGTGAGCAGTGGAACAACACTGAAAGAAAACaacttgaaagaaattgaaggtgGAGTTTTGTTGGAGAGCCAG GCCGTTCTTGTTGCTAGGAGAAAATCATTGGTTGAACAAAAGGACGTGAGGTGCAGAACAAAAGAGATTCTAGAAAGGTTTGAGGCTCATTTGAGGGCGGTTGATCAGTTCACG GTGACTGCGCACATGAGAGGAAGTAGTGCAGAGGAAGTGGCTGGACGAGTGTGCAGCCAACCATCTTTGTCCGGATTGGAG gGACCTACTATAAGTCCAGTTTTCTGCAAACATAATGGAAAGGTTACCCCTGATTACTATGCTATAGTGATATGTGTTCCAAAGAAAGCATTATACAAGTCTGTGCAGCAGCTGAGAGAG ATTGGAGGCAGCGGTGTTTTAGTTTCTCCTTTAACTTACATTTTTGAGGAAGTCACGCCAAGATGGAAGGAGCTTCTTTTAAAACTGGGGTTGTAA
- the LOC18098303 gene encoding ATP phosphoribosyltransferase 2, chloroplastic isoform X2, with product MSLRLHLPNFQQCSSPLSSSFSLPPCFHVPCSQRRWPHATWSSSIACHLPQQQQSVAVIEKNETSTSVLSERKVIRFGLPSKGRMAADTLDLLKLLVKQVNPRQYVAEIPQLSNLEVWFQRPKDIVRKLLSGDLDLGIVGFDTFSEYGLGNEDLIIVHDALGYGDCRLSLAIPNHGIFESINSLRELSQMPQWTASKPLRIATGFTHLGPKFMKDNGIVNVTFSTADGALEAAPAMGIADAILDLVSSGTTLKENNLKEIEGGVLLESQAVLVARRKSLVEQKDVRCRTKEILERFEAHLRAVDQFTVTAHMRGSSAEEVAGRVCSQPSLSGLEGPTISPVFCKHNGKVTPDYYAIVICVPKKALYKSVQQLREIGGSGVLVSPLTYIFEEVTPRWKELLLKLGL from the exons ATGTCTCTGCGACTTCACTTGCCAAACTTCCAACAAtgctcctctcctctctcttcctCCTTTTCTCTCCCTCCATGTTTTCATGTCCCTTGCTCTCAAAGACGATGGCCACATGCCACTTGGAGCAGCAGCATTGCTTGCCACTTGCCCCAGCAGCAGCAATCTGTTGCTGTTATTGAGAAAAATGAGACTAGTACTAGTGTACTGTCTGAAAGAAAAGTGATTCGTTTCGGTTTGCCTAGCAAAGGACGCATGGCTGCCGATACTCTCGATCTCCTCAAG TTGTTGGTGAAGCAAGTCAACCCTCGACAATACGTTGCAGAAATTCCTCAG CTTTCCAACTTGGAAGTGTGGTTTCAACGACCCAAAGACATTGTAAGAAAGTTGTTGTCAGGAGATCTGGACCTTGGAATTGTGGGTTTTGATACTTTCAGTGAATATGGACTG GGAAATGAAGATCTTATCATTGTTCATGATGCTCTTGGATACGGGGACTGCCGTTTATCCCTTGCA atTCCTAATCATGGGATATTTGAAAGTATAAATTCACTGAGGGAGCTATCACAAATGCCTCAATGGACAGCTTCGAAACCTCTACGAATAGCTACTGGCTTCACTCAC CTTGGTCCTAAATTTATGAAGGATAATGGGATCGTGAATGTGACATTTTCAACTGCTGATGGAGCACTGGAAGCTGCTCCTGCG ATGGGGATAGCTGATGCTATTTTGGACCTTGTGAGCAGTGGAACAACACTGAAAGAAAACaacttgaaagaaattgaaggtgGAGTTTTGTTGGAGAGCCAG GCCGTTCTTGTTGCTAGGAGAAAATCATTGGTTGAACAAAAGGACGTGAGGTGCAGAACAAAAGAGATTCTAGAAAGGTTTGAGGCTCATTTGAGGGCGGTTGATCAGTTCACG GTGACTGCGCACATGAGAGGAAGTAGTGCAGAGGAAGTGGCTGGACGAGTGTGCAGCCAACCATCTTTGTCCGGATTGGAG gGACCTACTATAAGTCCAGTTTTCTGCAAACATAATGGAAAGGTTACCCCTGATTACTATGCTATAGTGATATGTGTTCCAAAGAAAGCATTATACAAGTCTGTGCAGCAGCTGAGAGAG ATTGGAGGCAGCGGTGTTTTAGTTTCTCCTTTAACTTACATTTTTGAGGAAGTCACGCCAAGATGGAAGGAGCTTCTTTTAAAACTGGGGTTGTAA